A single genomic interval of Spinacia oleracea cultivar Varoflay chromosome 6, BTI_SOV_V1, whole genome shotgun sequence harbors:
- the LOC110775678 gene encoding uncharacterized protein yields the protein MKTLKSQLTTCHPHLSSTSLPFLSKPTLNFRKRSLNFKVCNLHPISSSSQTSPPSAQPSSSLVSGVGLEPTPFPGHFWNSDFLEEAIEKVIYRFRFVAFLGVFGSLIGSLLCFIKGCGIVAASFIEYFAKSGKVVVMVVEAIDIYLLGTVMLIFGMGLYELFVSNLDIAKSLPDVKNRSSLFGLFPLLERPRWLEIKSVSELKTKVGHVIVMLLLIGLFDNSKKAAINSPLDLLCFSASVLLCSGCLYMLSKLNDSN from the exons ATGAAGACACTTAAATCTCAATTAACTACTTGTCACCCACACCTCTCGTCAACATCATTACCCTTTCTCTCTAAACCCACCCTTAATTTTAGGAAACGTTCCCTTAATTTTAAGGTATGTAACCTTCACCCCATTTCCTCTTCCTCTCAAACATCACCCCCTTCTGCTCAGCCTTCTTCTTCACTGGTTTCTGGGGTGGGACTGGAACCCACTCCTTTCCCGGGTCATTTTTGGAATTCCGACTTTTTGGAGGAAGCTATTGAAAAG GTTATTTACCGGTTTCGGTTCGTGGCATTCCTTGGAGTTTTTGGTTCTTTGATTGGGTCTCTTCTTTGCTTTATCAAG GGTTGTGGTATTGTGGCAGCATCTTTTATTGAATACTTTGCAAAGAGCGGGAAGGTAGTAGTCATGGTGGTCGAGGCCATTG ATATCTATCTACTGGGAACAGTAATGCTGATCTTTGGAATGGGTCTCTATGAGCTCTTTGTTTCCAACCTTGACATTGCAAAGTCATTACCAGATGTGAAAAATCGGTCAAGTTTATTCGGCTTATTCCCTTTACTG GAACGACCAAGATGGCTTGAAATAAAATCAGTTAGCGAGCTGAAGACAAAGGTAGGGCATGTAATAGTGATGTTGCTACTGATAGGACTGTTCGACAATAGTAAGAAAGCAGCTATAAACTCTCCTTTAGATTTGCTATGCTTCTCAGCTTCTGTCCTCCTTTGCTCTGGTTGCCTTTATATGCTGTCTAAGCTTAATGACTCTAACTAA
- the LOC110775677 gene encoding pentatricopeptide repeat-containing protein At1g77360, mitochondrial-like, producing the protein MGDSYSFNSSSRLVLPLSKPQYPESIQRGNQGKSSFPTYLDVPYVTPRTRILCDIIYGTPVSDIEAALNSSAITPSPELVEEVLKLSYGSPDGAVSFFRWAGFAHKPSIYAWNLMVDLLGKNKMFDQLWAAIRSMKDEKLISLPTFVSIFGSYCAAGKFDDALMTFDVMGKYGVEPDVVAVNSLLSAICQEKDQTQRAYNFFDQIKVKVPPDGDTFAILLEGWEKEGNVSKAKTTFGEMVVRVGWDEKNMSAYNAFLMTLVRGSQVDEAVKFLKVMKGKGCLPGLKFFSNALNILVKLNDSTHAVPLWDTMVGSGIMPNLITFNAMVGLLCNNHDVDNAFRFLDEMPFYGVFPDSLTYNMIFECLIKNKKVREVASFFGEMTKNEVPPTMANCAAAIEMLFERDDPETGIDIWNFVLANRVMPVDECANMLLIGLCTIGRFSEMKRSAYDMLDQRIIIYESTMRTLQKIFYKEGRSARDTYDSLERRWKASHT; encoded by the coding sequence ATGGGTGATAGTTATAGTTTCAATTCCTCTTCAAGATTGGTTTTACCTTTATCGAAACCGCAATACCCAGAAAGCATACAGCGTGGAAATCAAGGGAAAAGTAGTTTCCCAACTTACCTTGATGTTCCTTATGTGACTCCTAGAACTAGGATTTTGTGTGACATTATTTATGGAACTCCTGTATCGGATATCGAAGCTGCGTTAAATAGTAGTGCCATTACTCCTAGTCCTGAGCTTGTGGAGGAGGTGCTTAAGCTTTCCTATGGCAGCCCTGATGGTGCTGTGAGTTTCTTTCGTTGGGCGGGGTTTGCTCATAAACCCTCGATTTATGCTTGGAATTTGATGGTTGATTTGCTAGGGAAGAATAAGATGTTTGATCAATTGTGGGCTGCTATTAGGTCTATGAAGGATGAGAAGTTGATTTCTCTTCCCACTTTTGTATCTATTTTTGGGAGCTATTGTGCTGCAGGGAAATTTGATGATGCTTTGATGACGTTTGATGTGATGGGGAAGTATGGGGTTGAGCCCGATGTAGTTGCTGTGAACTCCTTGTTGAGTGCTATTTGTCAGGAGAAGGATCAAACTCAAAGGGCTTACAACTTCTTTGACCAAATTAAGGTGAAGGTTCCACCGGATGGGGATACCTTTGCTATTTTGTTAGAGGGTTGGGAGAAGGAGGGGAATGTTTCCAAAGCTAAGACCACGTTTGGGGAAATGGTGGTTCGCGTTGGTTGGGATGAGAAAAACATGTCGGCTTACAATGCTTTCTTGATGACTCTTGTTCGTGGATCACAAGTTGATGAGGCTGTCAAGTTTCTCAAAGTTATGAAGGGGAAAGGCTGTTTACCAGGTTTGAAATTCTTTTCCAATGCCCTTAATATTCTTGTAAAGCTGAATGATTCAACCCATGCTGTACCTTTGTGGGATACAATGGTGGGGAGCGGCATAATGCCCAATCTAATCACGTTCAATGCGATGGTTGGCCTGCTCTGCAACAACCATGATGTGGACAATGCATTTCGCTTTCTCGATGAGATGCCATTTTATGGAGTCTTCCCTGACTCATTAACTTATAATATGATCTTCGAATGTCTGATAAAGAACAAGAAGGTTCGCGAGGTGGCCAGCTTTTTTGGAGAGATGACGAAGAATGAAGTTCCTCCTACAATGGCTAATTGTGCTGCAGCTATCGAGATGCTGTTTGAACGGGATGATCCAGAGACGGGAATTGATATTTGGAACTTTGTTCTTGCTAATAGAGTCATGCCTGTTGATGAATGTGCAAATATGCTCCTCATAGGGCTGTGTACAATCGGTCGTTTCTCAGAGATGAAGAGGTCTGCGTATGATATGCTGGATCAGAGAATTATCATTTACGAGTCCACAATGCGAACATTGCAAAAGATCTTCTATAAAGAGGGCCGGAGTGCTAGAGATACTTATGACAGCCTTGAGAGGAGGTGGAAAGCTTCTCACACTTAG
- the LOC110775687 gene encoding uncharacterized protein: MGSLWLAIVTCIQLVGVVASWHANMCWRFILWTVNITTLPIRALGALRREKTMESLLQEMQIELENLSWDNEKLAARLRLVVKEHHLMESMLADLEEEHDKAIGRIEFLEKEVDILKEENVRLKEAQTKGIWDTAKVEMTTDPDDKYGIGHYGIPWQSSKSGDDNLLEEIQLPGKSFGTENQLRTEMNRGGLVDPLNQRRQVALSQSLFSAFLSLLVGMIIWQAKDPCMPLVLALFTVVGLSLHSVVQFFSTIKNRPAADAVALLSVNWFILGTLSYPTLPKVAHMLFPVIAGLD, translated from the exons ATGGGAAGCCTTTGGTTAGCAATTGTTACATGCATCCAGCTTGTAGGAGTTGTAGCTAGCTGGCACGCAAACATGTGTTGGAGATTTATCCTATGGACAGTGAACATCACAACACTTCCAATACGAGCTTTAGGCGCACTCCGAAGGGAGAAAACG atggaaagtcttctcCAGGAGATGCAAATTGAGTTAGAGAACCTCTCATGGGATAACGAAAAGCTAGCAGCTCGTCTGAGGCTAGTTGTTAAGGAACATCATCTAATGGAGTCGATGTTGGCTGATTTAGAAGAGGAGCATGACAAAGCTATTGGTAGAATTGAATTCCTTGAGAAAGAG GTTGATATCCTGAAAGAGGAGAACGTTCGACTGAAGGAAGCTCAGACAAAAGGAATCTGGGATACAGCGAAAGTAGAAATGACAACTGATCCTGATGATAAGTATGGCATTGGCCACTATGGAATTCCTTGGCAATCTAGCAAAAGTGGAGATGACAACTTGCTAGAAGAGATTCAGTTGCCAGGAAAATCCTTTGGTACCGAGAATCAACTCCGGACAGAAATGAACCGTGGTGGGCTTGTGGATCCACTTAATCAACGAAGGCAGGTTGCACTATCCCAAAGTCTATTTAGCGCCTTTTTATCTCTGTTGGTTGGAATGATTATATGGCAAGCCAAAGACCCTTGCATGCCCCTAGTTTTGGCTCTCTTCACGGTAGTAGGATTGTCTTTACACAGTGTAGTGCAATTCTTCTCGACTATAAAGAACAGACCGGCTGCTGATGCGGTTGCACTTTTAAGTGTCAACTGGTTCATCCTTGGCACGCTCTCCTACCCGACATTGCCTAAGGTTGCCCATATGTTATTTCCGGTCATTGCAGGCTTGGATTAG
- the LOC110775683 gene encoding NDR1/HIN1-like protein 12, which yields MPRPIIGTQRRTHPLIWCAAIICMFCTIIVIITGIVVFVGYLVIRPKIPFVSVMYAHLDKFDFSQAGVLNTEMNIVFKAENDNRQANASFSEFTYSLSFHGIQIARLRNLPFNVGQNNSATFNYDVKSYSIPLDPDHSSMAARSLQQNRISFVLTGHTRTRWKVGPLKSVKFWLPLHCELKFQDDGSTILPDSHCTTKSK from the coding sequence ATGCCACGGCCAATAATCGGGACGCAACGCCGCACACACCCGTTGATATGGTGTGCAGCTATAATCTGTATGTTTTGTACAATCATAGTCATTATTACCGGCATTGTCGTTTTCGTAGGGTACCTTGTTATACGACCAAAAATACCCTTTGTAAGTGTTATGTATGCTCATTTAGATaagtttgattttagtcaagCTGGTGTTCTGAATACAGAGATGAACATTGTTTTTAAAGCAGAAAACGATAATCGTCAAGCTAATGCTAGCTTTTCTGAATTTACTTACTCACTCAGTTTTCATGGTATTCAAATTGCGAGATTGAGGAATCTTCCATTCAATGTAGGCCAGAATAATAGCGCCACTTTTAACTATGATGTTAAATCGTATTCAATACCGTTGGATCCAGATCATTCTTCCATGGCAGCTCGATCTTTGCAGCAGAACAGAATTTCGTTTGTTTTAACGGGGCATACAAGAACAAGGTGGAAAGTTGGGCCGTTAAAATCTGTTAAATTCTGGTTGCCGTTACATTGTGAGCTTAAGTTTCAAGATGATGGCTCTACTATTCTTCCTGATTCTCATTGTACCACTAAATCTAAATAA
- the LOC110775689 gene encoding probable anion transporter 3, chloroplastic isoform X1, with translation MAGIISSSSCYKTRHNPFQQPCCYSSQRMRLIKNPTNHLTSTRMMRSRSKIAGKRSGLVVVVGDKDYGKTGRRRVEGVKCMAEEGAVSGAPPDSTAEDKVERYRLTVVCLVAFVMCLCSADRTVMSVAIVPLAHTHAWSTSFVGIVQSSFLWGYIVSSVIGGAMADKLGGARVMAWGVALWSLATLLTPWAANHSSATLLVVRAIFGLAEGVAFPSMNILLSRWFPIHERARAVGISMAGFQLGNVLGLCLTPVLMSLVGISGPFLLFASLGILWLLAWVYGVANDPTQSPFISNLELQLIQAGKFVDSSSQSNGKNIPLPLGILLSKKPFWAILIANFTNNWGYFVLLSWMPIYFKTVLNVNLKEAAWFSAIPWGVMAVSSFVAGSASDYLTKSGYSLIYVRKMMQSIGFIGPGLSLLCLNYAKSPGVASIILTIGLSLSSFSQAGYFLNIQDIAPHSAGLIHGITNAAGTVAAIISTIGAGYFVEWLGSFRAFLTLTSMLYFTATIFYNLYATAERVV, from the exons atggcaGGCATCATTTCATCATCTTCATGTTACAAGACTCGTCACAATCCATTTCAACAACCATGTTGTTATTCATCTCAAAGAATGAGGCTAATCAAGAATCCAACGAACCATCTTACAAGCACTCGAATGATGAGATCTCGGTCGAAAATCGCCGGGAAAAGATCagggttggtggtggtggtgggtgaTAAAGACTATGGTAAAACAGGGAGGAGGAGGGTGGAGGGGGTGAAGTGCATGGCGGAGGAGGGAGCTGTGAGTGGTGCACCACCGGATTCAACGGCGGAGGACAAGGTGGAGAGGTATAGATTGACGGTGGTTTGTTTGGTGGCATTTGTTATGTGTCTATGTAGTGCAGATAGGACAGTTATGTCTGTAGCTATAGTTCCTTTGGCTCATACACATGCTTGGTCTACCTCTTTTGTCGGCATTGTCCAG TCATCATTTCTATGGGGCTATATAGTATCCTCAGTTATCGGTGGAGCAATGGCAGACAAATTGGGAGGAGCAAGAGTAATGGCGTGGGGTGTTGCGTTGTGGTCGTTGGCCACTCTTCTTACTCCATGGGCAGCCAACCACTCTTCCGCCACCCTCTTGGTTGTTCGCGCTATTTTTGGCCTAGCAGAAGGAGTTGCTTTTCCTTCCATGAACATCCTTCTCTCAAG GTGGTTTCCAATCCATGAACGTGCACGAGCTGTGGGGATCTCCATGGCAGGATTTCAACTTGGAAATGTTTTAGGCTTGTGCTTAACTCCAGTTTTGATGTCATTAGTCGGTATATCAGGACCTTTTTTACTGTTTGCTTCTCTTGGGATACTTTGGCTATTGGCATGGGTTTATGGTGTTGCAAATGATCCTACACAAAGCCCTTTTATCAGCAACTTAGAACTACAACTCATCCAAGCTGGGAAGTTTGTTGATTCTTCTTCTCAAAGCAATGGCAAAAATATACCTCTTCCATTAGGCATTCTCTTATCCAAAAAACCTTTTTGGGCTATCCTTATTGCAAATTTCACAAATAATTGG GGATATTTTGTTCTCCTGTCGTGGATGCCTATTTATTTCAAAACT GTACTAAACGTGAACCTTAAGGAAGCGGCATGGTTTAGTGCTATTCCTTGGGGAGTGATGGCTGTATCGAGCTTTGTTGCTGGTTCAGCATCTGATTATTTAACCAAATCTGGATATTCCTTGATATATGTTCGCAAAATGATGCAG TCTATAGGATTTATCGGACCTGGATTATCGTTACTTTGCTTGAACTATGCCAAGTCTCCAGGAGTTGCATCTATAATTCTTACAATTGGGTTGAGTTTGAGTTCTTTCAGTCAAGCTGGGTATTTCCTCAATATACAA GATATTGCACCACATTCAGCAGGACTCATCCATG GTATAACAAATGCAGCAGGGACAGTAGCTGCAATAATTAGTACCATTGGTGCTGGTTACTTTGTGGAATGGCTTGGATCTTTCAGAGCATTTTTGACCTTGACATCTATGCTTTATTTTACCGCGACTATTTTTTATAATCTTTACGCCACTGCAGAACGAGTAGTATAA
- the LOC110775689 gene encoding probable anion transporter 3, chloroplastic isoform X2 has protein sequence MADKLGGARVMAWGVALWSLATLLTPWAANHSSATLLVVRAIFGLAEGVAFPSMNILLSRWFPIHERARAVGISMAGFQLGNVLGLCLTPVLMSLVGISGPFLLFASLGILWLLAWVYGVANDPTQSPFISNLELQLIQAGKFVDSSSQSNGKNIPLPLGILLSKKPFWAILIANFTNNWGYFVLLSWMPIYFKTVLNVNLKEAAWFSAIPWGVMAVSSFVAGSASDYLTKSGYSLIYVRKMMQSIGFIGPGLSLLCLNYAKSPGVASIILTIGLSLSSFSQAGYFLNIQDIAPHSAGLIHGITNAAGTVAAIISTIGAGYFVEWLGSFRAFLTLTSMLYFTATIFYNLYATAERVV, from the exons ATGGCAGACAAATTGGGAGGAGCAAGAGTAATGGCGTGGGGTGTTGCGTTGTGGTCGTTGGCCACTCTTCTTACTCCATGGGCAGCCAACCACTCTTCCGCCACCCTCTTGGTTGTTCGCGCTATTTTTGGCCTAGCAGAAGGAGTTGCTTTTCCTTCCATGAACATCCTTCTCTCAAG GTGGTTTCCAATCCATGAACGTGCACGAGCTGTGGGGATCTCCATGGCAGGATTTCAACTTGGAAATGTTTTAGGCTTGTGCTTAACTCCAGTTTTGATGTCATTAGTCGGTATATCAGGACCTTTTTTACTGTTTGCTTCTCTTGGGATACTTTGGCTATTGGCATGGGTTTATGGTGTTGCAAATGATCCTACACAAAGCCCTTTTATCAGCAACTTAGAACTACAACTCATCCAAGCTGGGAAGTTTGTTGATTCTTCTTCTCAAAGCAATGGCAAAAATATACCTCTTCCATTAGGCATTCTCTTATCCAAAAAACCTTTTTGGGCTATCCTTATTGCAAATTTCACAAATAATTGG GGATATTTTGTTCTCCTGTCGTGGATGCCTATTTATTTCAAAACT GTACTAAACGTGAACCTTAAGGAAGCGGCATGGTTTAGTGCTATTCCTTGGGGAGTGATGGCTGTATCGAGCTTTGTTGCTGGTTCAGCATCTGATTATTTAACCAAATCTGGATATTCCTTGATATATGTTCGCAAAATGATGCAG TCTATAGGATTTATCGGACCTGGATTATCGTTACTTTGCTTGAACTATGCCAAGTCTCCAGGAGTTGCATCTATAATTCTTACAATTGGGTTGAGTTTGAGTTCTTTCAGTCAAGCTGGGTATTTCCTCAATATACAA GATATTGCACCACATTCAGCAGGACTCATCCATG GTATAACAAATGCAGCAGGGACAGTAGCTGCAATAATTAGTACCATTGGTGCTGGTTACTTTGTGGAATGGCTTGGATCTTTCAGAGCATTTTTGACCTTGACATCTATGCTTTATTTTACCGCGACTATTTTTTATAATCTTTACGCCACTGCAGAACGAGTAGTATAA